GCCACGATTCCATTCACCCAGGAGCCCTCCCATGACTCAAGCCACTTCGCAGGCCCGCGATCAGCTGGTCGACGATCTCAAAGCCGTGATCGACGACGCCGAAGAATTGTTGAAGGCTACCGCCGGCGCCGCCGGCGAGAAGATCAGCGCAGTGCGCGCGCGCACCGAAGAGCGACTGCGCACGGCGCGTGAGCGCTTGAAGGGCGCGCAGGACGACGTGATCGGCCGCGCCAAAGACGCCGCCAACGCCACCGACGAGTACGTGCACGAACATCCCTGGACCGCGATCGGCATCGGCGCGGCCGCGGGGCTGGTGGTCGGTCTTCTGATCGCGCGTCGCTGAGCGGCGCGATGGAAGACGAATCGCCGCGCCCGAGTTCCGGAGGCCTGCTCGGCTCGCTCCGCCGTCTGACGATTACTGTGGTCGAGGTGGTCGAGACCCGGCTCGCGCTGATCTCGACCGACATGCACGAGGCGCGCCTTCACTGGGTGCGCATCGCGCTCATGGCGTTCGGGGTGCTGATCTGCCTGCAGGCCGGCCTGCTGCTGGCCGTCGTGTTCGTGGTGTTGCTGCTGGGCCAGAAGCACCAGCTCGCGGCGATCGGCGGCTCGGCGCTGGCGCTGCTGCTCGCGGCCGGCATCGGCGTGCTGTGGCTACGCTCCTGGCTCAAGAGCCGGCCGCCGCTGTTCGCCTCGACGATCGCCGAGCTGCGCAAGGATCGCGACCGGCTGCGAGGCCGCTCGTGAGTCAGAAGCGCGCGCAGATCCTCGAGCGTCGGGCCGAGCTCCAGCGCCGCGCCGAGGCCCAGCGCAACGAGATCGCCGCCATCTTTCAGCCCTGGGAACAGCCGCTCGAGTTCGTAGATCGCGGCGTGAAGCTGATCCGCACCGTCCGGCGCGTGGCCCCGCTGATCGGCCTGGTGTTCGGCTTCACCACCCTGTCGAGCGTGGTCGGGGGCCGGCGCCGGAGCGCGCGCCGCCGGCGCGAGGACTAACTCTCCAGGAACATCGCGTGCAGCGCGCGGGTCGCGTCGGCGACGCGGTCGTTGGCGACGCGGAACACCAGCGCGGTCGGCGAGGTGCGCAGCGCCAGCAGCGGCACGCCGGCTTTCTCCAGCGCCTGTTCGGCGCGCGCCGCGTCGCGCGGCCCCAGCCCCAGCCCGACCACCGACACGAACGCCACATCGTTCTGGAGCGTCAGTTTCCATTCTCCGCCCGGCCCGCGCAGCTCGCGAAACCTGTGCTGCAACGATTCCGCGTCGGCGCGGCTTCCCAGCCACACGATCACGCCATGGGTGTCGCTGGCCTGCTCGTGCGCCAATAGCTCCAGCTCGGGCAGCGCATCGGCCACCGCCTCGACGATGCCGCGGCCTTCGCCCTTGCCGCCTGCGTTTCCTTCGGCGATCGCCAGCGTCAGATCGCCGCGATGCGTCACCGCGTCCACGCGCGGTCCTTCCATTTCGTCCTCCATGATCTCGGTGCCCGGCGACTCGTCGAACGACGAGCGCACCGTGAGCGGCACGCGATGGCGCGCCGCCAGGTCCACACAGCGCGCGTGCAGCACCCGCCCGCCGAGATGAGCGAGCGTCGAGCACGCGCGATAGGAGAGTCGGGGAATCAGTCGCGCCGCGGGCACCACGCGCGGATCGGCGGTGAAGATGCCGGCGACGTCGGTGTAGATCTCGCAGCGGCCCGGGTTCTGCGATTCGTCATCGCCGAGCGCCGCGGCCAGCGCCACCGCGGTGGTGTCGGAGCCGCCGCGGCCGAGCGTGGTGATCTCGCGGGTGTCGGGGTTCACGCCCTGGAAGCCGGCGACGATCACCACCCGGCCGGCGTTGAGCTCGCTGCGGATCCGATCGGGCCGCACGCCGGTGATGCGCGCAGCGCCGTGCGCGCCGTCGGTCAGGAGCCCGCTCTGCGAGCCGGTGAACGAGATCGCCTCCACGCCGAGGTCCTGCAGCGCCATCGCTAGCAGCGCCATCGAGACGCGCTCGCCGGTCGTGAGCAGCATGTCGAGCTCGCGGCGGCTGGGATTCGCCGACACCTGGTGCGCGAGCGCCAGCAGCTCGTCGGTGGCCTGTCCCATCGCCGATACCACCACCACGGTGCGATTGCCGGCCGCCCGCGCCGCGGCCACGCGCTTCGCCACCGCGCGGATGCGCTCGGGGCCGTCGACCGACGTGCCGCCGAATTTTTGAACGAGCAGGGTCATGAGCGAGGGAGTTATACGACGCCGGCCCGCCGCGTGCACAGAACCCGGGAGTGCGGTTGACGCTCC
This genomic window from Candidatus Sulfotelmatobacter sp. contains:
- a CDS encoding aspartate kinase — its product is MTLLVQKFGGTSVDGPERIRAVAKRVAAARAAGNRTVVVVSAMGQATDELLALAHQVSANPSRRELDMLLTTGERVSMALLAMALQDLGVEAISFTGSQSGLLTDGAHGAARITGVRPDRIRSELNAGRVVIVAGFQGVNPDTREITTLGRGGSDTTAVALAAALGDDESQNPGRCEIYTDVAGIFTADPRVVPAARLIPRLSYRACSTLAHLGGRVLHARCVDLAARHRVPLTVRSSFDESPGTEIMEDEMEGPRVDAVTHRGDLTLAIAEGNAGGKGEGRGIVEAVADALPELELLAHEQASDTHGVIVWLGSRADAESLQHRFRELRGPGGEWKLTLQNDVAFVSVVGLGLGPRDAARAEQALEKAGVPLLALRTSPTALVFRVANDRVADATRALHAMFLES
- a CDS encoding YqjD family protein, whose product is MTQATSQARDQLVDDLKAVIDDAEELLKATAGAAGEKISAVRARTEERLRTARERLKGAQDDVIGRAKDAANATDEYVHEHPWTAIGIGAAAGLVVGLLIARR
- a CDS encoding YqjK family protein — its product is MSQKRAQILERRAELQRRAEAQRNEIAAIFQPWEQPLEFVDRGVKLIRTVRRVAPLIGLVFGFTTLSSVVGGRRRSARRRRED
- a CDS encoding phage holin family protein — encoded protein: MEDESPRPSSGGLLGSLRRLTITVVEVVETRLALISTDMHEARLHWVRIALMAFGVLICLQAGLLLAVVFVVLLLGQKHQLAAIGGSALALLLAAGIGVLWLRSWLKSRPPLFASTIAELRKDRDRLRGRS